The sequence taaattatatatcacTGATTGCAatataagaagggtatatcttcaagCTGAAATTGGCAGCCCTACACTTGCACCATGCATGAATGAActagaaaagtaaaatatataacagAAAAGAAGGTATAAGATTGATCATGAACAAGAAAACCCCACCAACTTTACATTATCAATCCTTTGAAAAGGATTAAATGATAGAgaaaaatcaagaattgaTGGTACATACATCCACCTTACTAGGTTAAACAATGCTGAGTTCAGGTTAGGGTTACAAGAATTTCAagtatatgtgtgtgtgtgtgtgtgtgtataaatatatgttcTCCATGCATCTTCAAAAGATATTGATGAATGCTCTCCAAGAGTCTACATCCTTTTTATCTGATCATTGCTGTTAGAGAGCGGAAAACAACTTCTTCACAGGGAATGGTAAGACCCATGTCGTGTTTAAACCCAAATTCTTCTTCAGCTCTTTGAAGCAAGTTCTGAAACTCAGGATGATCCAACCATGAAATCGGAACAATGTATCTACTTCTGTTTTGGCCAACATAGACAGCAAAATGACCCTTTGGCACATCATCAGGAAGGCCAGATTCTTGATCATATCCATGTTTCTTTCCAAAACTCGAGCATCTTCTGAGGATTTGCTTTAGAGCTGCTGTTTGAGGAAGCTTGTTTGATTTCCTCATAGCCATTGTAATTGGGTTATGGATGAGTTGTGCTTATGTGGAAAGTGCTTGAGAGTATAAGATTGAtcgaaagaaaaaagaggaagaGACGTGTGGAATGATTGAAAGGGGTTAGAGAGGTACGTATTTATGGGGAGAAGGTCCGGTTTGGGTTTGGAACAAAGACATGTGATGTGtaggaagaaagaagagaCCAAGAGAGTTTTAAGAAGGTGGAAATGTAGGTAAGGGCAAGCAAGTTCCAACCCCATAGGGGCTTATCCTACCTTGTTGCCTCCTCCAAAGACATCAAGGGACACACTCTTTCCCACTTCAGAGTTTTTTCTAACTTTTGTTTCTAATACTattggaattctaaggttgcaAACATTTGTGTGCTTTTGTTTAAGTTTTTCATGTCCCAATTGTGTCTCTACTTAGGAGAAGTCATTTTATCCATTCCAGCCAGGTCTCCACGTGTCTTCataccaataataataataataatatgacaatttattcatttaatttcaGCATTGCTTATGCATGCTTCAATATgaactctttttttcttttatttttatattgtttttcATTCAATCCTTTCTATATTCTTTCACACTAGTCTCCTAAGACCAGTTGGTAAGATTCAAAACCCCAAAACAGCTCTTAACAAAATAGTAAGAGGTTCCATAAACACAGTTGCGATCCACCGCATTACCAAAAATGATATTGTTATATATCATTCCCGTTTTGGATATTAACcttaatctaaaaattaattaggattaataaaatagttaaaattaataaaataattaattttttggtGTAAGTTTgatataaagatataaaatataaaataagatattataattttattgaacgAGTTTTTTGATGATATGACAGATCGGATACGTataacaattttaatattaagtgataattgttttaataaaagtggtacaataaaatttgtttttaaatgAATAGGAATGATAACGAGTATGGTACAGGAAACTAGGATAGTATTATATCTTTGCCCATATCCAAAATGATGTATGTTTATCCATACCTATCTAGATAATAAGTATTAAATCCGTTTTGTAACTATAGAATTTTAGGTAACTCATAAGTAATTCACTGTCcaaataattattgaaatataataaaaaatttataaaataatattattgtgactaaaaaatattattttttagataaattatttatttattttaaaaatatttatattttaattatttatttatatatttttatcaaaatttatttatatgtgaaatttaaatttcaaaaattatcatttatatatagagaTTAGATACGTATAGgccaaaaatttattatattatatattgagcgagattatttatttaatatattaactcgagtcaagatttaaaaattttattatttagtcgagattactaatttattaattatttatttgtcaaGATTTTAAcgtatatataaaaatctaagTAAACTAAAACATCAAATACATAAgcttttaattaactaaaataatatataatatattcaaatatactatatattaaaataataaaaataaaatattgaataataaaatagtttgtctaatttttataaatacaatatttttagataatcaaaattaataagtttaattatatattttctaatatttttatctaatttaaaaagaattatttgaaataaaatatgaatacgAATACATAGTACTGGTCAGTTTTTAAATATGGGTCAGCCGTACCTATTAGTGAGTTTCGAGAGAACAAATTGGCACCGCTAAACGTAAACAcgtcctaaaagaaaaatactaatttgAATAAAAGTCATATGATGATTTTGTCTAAAGTCTCACTTGGGATATGGCCGGCTAGACGTACAAATTCTGTTCCCAAAGAGAAAAGAAGTTGGACACACTAATGATTCATAGAATAGGACTTCAGAAATTAGGCTAATGACaaaccagaaaaagaaaaaaagaaaaagaaaagaagggtACCAGCCAGATTCATTGGATTTTGGCAGAGCCAAAGTGGAACAGTGGGTTAAGGTTTAGTTCAAGCCACTGCACTGCACTGCACCACCGGTAAGAGCCCAGACATTATAGTCCTGCCTGCATGGTACTAAATGAGGTTGATTTAGACGTTTCAAAATTAaggatttattattatatccaAAGTGTATGGCCCCCCTTTGCTGCTGCTGTTGATGTTGTTTTTGGTTCTGTCTAGCAGACACATTTCTGgtaacttaaaagaaaaaaacaatgGACCACTAAGTGACATCAACGGCAATGATAGCCTTTTGAGTCTGTTCAATTTTGGAATACTCATAACTGAGTTTCAAAACTTCAGCTTATCCATGTCAATCATGCTTCAATtccaattcataaatgtaatgaaaaatagatttacaattttttttaatttaatgtactatttttttaaaccttttttataaaatgaaattactttaGAAATGGAGCACCCGTTGAGGTAACAAACCTCACTGAtctcagaaaaaaaaaatgaaaaaagaggAACAAAAgcttattttttgttaatatatgtttatttgatAGAAATCAAACTAAACCAGAATTAGATTTTGAGACACCAAGAACTATGAAGAGAGCAAGTTTCACACACCAAagctcaaattttttattgaatctGAACCCAGCAAGTTGTCCCTACCCAAGTGGTCTACTCTTATGAAATTTTGTCTGTTCAAGCTACTCAACTTGGCTGGGCATGAACTTCCCTGACCGAGTGAAGAAGCTCTTCCCGAATCCCGATCCACAGTTTTTTCAGCTCTATCCAAAACAATCTGAATTAATGCCCCatctttaatataattgaaaaaattacaaatttaatgttttaatattttaattatttaattaaatatttaaacctATTCCGAATATTCAATATAACTTACTTTATACAgtaaattagtttaaatatttttcttcaaaataattttacattctctttcttttatcctcttcctctttttttttctctatccATTTGCAgcattatcttatttaaaatttatgtttatttctcaagatattagaaagaaaaaataataactttcttttttctttaatccaaataaaaagctaaacattattttcttatttttttctttgcattcacctgaaaaaaaaaaaaatatattatttcaagtTAAGATGATAGAGAGGAGGATgtattaagttttttttaaaaagaaaataaaatttaaaaattaaaaaataatgagtaaatttctttctttaaaatgaatgaaaaaaaataagaaaataatctaacTTCTTTGCTTCTTTAGTgctaaaaaaagatttaataaaaaaggagaaaaaaaaatagaaaaattataaataatgaggaagaatatttaaatcatttcaatatataaaatgaattaaattattaatttaatctattatATTCGTAAgagatattataatatacataaattaatacGTTCAGACACTtaattgaacaaaaaaataatttaaacactgaaatagaaaaaattaaaaaattaagatattaaatttataattatttcaatagAATTCGACCCTGCTCTCTCTGTTCTATTATGATTTTACTCCTCCAAAGAGATACTATCCCAGCTTCTATCTATAACcccaataatatttattctcaTATGCTTTCTGCATACGAAATAGATGAGCCACCCATTTAAAAATCAACTCTCAGAAGAtacttcttttctcctttttcgGCTAACGTCTCATCACTTGCACTAGTAACTTGTCAACCCTAGATTAGTACAATTTTAACAGCTTAAGTATGAAATCAAACATGTGACTAATACCTACTTAATTTCTTGTGCCGACCACATGCTGCCTCAGTCAGTTCCTTCTCTTTGGCTAACAAAAGCTTATAGACAGCTAAAGATCTTCAGCCAAGATTGTGATGTAGGATTCCCATAATTCTGTTAGGacatataagaaatcaaactATATCAATAACTGTTCTCAGTTGTCAGATATTCATCAGTTTTCAGGACGAATCCTGCATGACAAACGGGATAGGGGTGTCCATGTGTCTCTGCTTAAACCAAAATGGCAAAAATCATCACATAGCCACCACATACAGGAAATAAACAAACAGTGGTTCGTTCCTCCTAAAACTGACCACCACTCAAATCTTCAGCCTTTGCTGAAATGACACGAGTCATTTCTCATGTTCTGAGGCTGACAAAGCTACCTTTAGAAGCTTATAAGATTAGTCTTACCTGTCTTTCACGTTCCAATGGATAAGCATTCCTGCAATTTGGTACCAAAACCAAAGGTATGTCAAAGTGGATCATCAGTAGCACATACCTAAATTCAAGTATGAAGGGAAGTATAATATCATAAATGAAGAATATCGACACAGGCAAAAAGTCTGAAAATAAGTAGGATTGTAAGAAATGCAAACGGGGGATGGCATGTCCTTGTCACTCAGAGTCCAGCAAACCGCCATAGATAATCATAACAAGGCAATTACTTTTGGTAGATAGTGACCCTATCAATGATTACATGTGAAGGCCATGTTACCCTTGCCTCCAAAACACTCAATAGAGACAAATTAGCAAGGCAATGCAATATCTTCCCAATGGCCAACAACACCTTCAGTTGTCAATGCAACCTCTAAAAAGTTTTCTACTGGAAATTATATCGGAGAGCTTCTTCCCCTTAAACTAACAcatatctttttttctccATGAATTGGCTAAACATAGAGATCACTCTGATCGATTTCCCTCATATGAACTTTATACCACTTACACCAAATTGATTGAGTACTAAAATCTACATGCAGTATAGATGATGCCCAACTTTAAGAAATCAATGGCTTTCATGCGTATTTTAAAAGGGTAGAG comes from Ricinus communis isolate WT05 ecotype wild-type chromosome 5, ASM1957865v1, whole genome shotgun sequence and encodes:
- the LOC107262166 gene encoding auxin-responsive protein SAUR50, producing the protein MAMRKSNKLPQTAALKQILRRCSSFGKKHGYDQESGLPDDVPKGHFAVYVGQNRSRYIVPISWLDHPEFQNLLQRAEEEFGFKHDMGLTIPCEEVVFRSLTAMIR